Proteins from a single region of Apostichopus japonicus isolate 1M-3 chromosome 21, ASM3797524v1, whole genome shotgun sequence:
- the LOC139963243 gene encoding ubiquitin-conjugating enzyme E2 J1-like isoform X1 produces MNREYSKRSPAVKRLMKEAQELHEPTEQYYAQPLEDNLFEWHFTVRGPPDSDFDGGFYHGRIVLPPEYPMRPPSIMLLTPTGRFEVGTKICLSISGHHPETWQPSWSIRTVLLAIIGFMPTKGEGAIGALDYTTEERKVLARKSQEWKCSICQVPNKTVLPKVTSSEKSEATQREAREIAAQISFKKEDKSASKESPEDNTDGPAAGPAQPGPAQPGPAQPGPANAGAMAQNPFAMFQNPQFPFQPGLFQFPPNYMNQGQMPFNTPNVNQMDQSQASTPPSSTNQQSSSTPNEQSNVPNNGANSSQPGTELRQRSTPNAITSETTSRGSNESRTPENNQPVTGDMWAIVLILLISLVISSLIARRMYVTYEYKFDDSSML; encoded by the exons CGGTAAAACGTCTGATGAAAGAAGCCCAAGAGTTGCATGAACCAACAGAACAGTACTATGCCCAACCATTGGAG GACAATTTATTTGAGTGGCATTTCACAGTTCGTGGACCACCAGACTCTGACTTTGATGGTGGATTCTACCATGGTAGGATAGTATTACCCCCAGAGTACCCAATGAGGCCACCAAGTATAATGTTATTGACA CCAACAGGGAGATTTGAAGTGGGAACAAAAATATGTCTGTCTATATCAGGACACCACCCAGAAACATGGCAACCATCGTGGAGCA ttcgtacagtcTTACTGGCCATTATCGGATTTATGCCCACCAAGGGTGAGGGCGCCATAGGGGCTCTGGATTACACTACTGAGGAACGAAAAGTGCTGGCTAGAAA gtCACAAGAGTGGAAATGCAGTATTTGCCAGGTGCCGAATAAAACTGTTTTACCTAAAGTCACGTCTTCTGAGAAATCTGAGGCGACACAGCGAGAAGCAAGAGAAATTGCTGCCCAGATATCTTTTAAG AAAGAGGACAAGTCTGCTTCCAAAGAGTCACCAGAAGACAACACAGACGGTCCTGCAGCTGGACCAGCCCAACCTGGACCAGCCCAACCCGGACCAGCCCAACCCGGACCAGCAAATGCAGGTGCAATGGCTCAAAATCCATTTGCAATGTTCCAGAACCCCCAGTTTCCATTTCAACCAGGACTATTTCAATTCCCTCCTAATTATATGAACCAAGGTCAGATGCCCTTCAATACTCCTAATGTAAATCAAATGGACCAATCACAGGCTAGTACTCCTCCATCGTCAACCAATCAGCAGTCATCCAGCACACCAAATGAACAATCCAATGTACCCAATAATGGAGCAAACAGTTCACAACCAGGAACGGAGCTTCGTCAGAGGTCCACTCCTAACGCCATAACCAGTGAAACAACTTCAAGAGGGTCTAATGAAAGCAGGACACCAGAAAACAACCAGCCAGTGACAGGGGACATGTGGGCTATTGTTCTCATCCTGCTTATATCTCTTGTCATATCATCATTAATAGCTCGAAGAATGTACGTTACATATGAATACAAATTTGATGACTCGTCTATGCTGTGA
- the LOC139963243 gene encoding uncharacterized protein isoform X2 — protein MKEAQELHEPTEQYYAQPLEDNLFEWHFTVRGPPDSDFDGGFYHGRIVLPPEYPMRPPSIMLLTPTGRFEVGTKICLSISGHHPETWQPSWSIRTVLLAIIGFMPTKGEGAIGALDYTTEERKVLARKSQEWKCSICQVPNKTVLPKVTSSEKSEATQREAREIAAQISFKKEDKSASKESPEDNTDGPAAGPAQPGPAQPGPAQPGPANAGAMAQNPFAMFQNPQFPFQPGLFQFPPNYMNQGQMPFNTPNVNQMDQSQASTPPSSTNQQSSSTPNEQSNVPNNGANSSQPGTELRQRSTPNAITSETTSRGSNESRTPENNQPVTGDMWAIVLILLISLVISSLIARRMYVTYEYKFDDSSML, from the exons ATGAAAGAAGCCCAAGAGTTGCATGAACCAACAGAACAGTACTATGCCCAACCATTGGAG GACAATTTATTTGAGTGGCATTTCACAGTTCGTGGACCACCAGACTCTGACTTTGATGGTGGATTCTACCATGGTAGGATAGTATTACCCCCAGAGTACCCAATGAGGCCACCAAGTATAATGTTATTGACA CCAACAGGGAGATTTGAAGTGGGAACAAAAATATGTCTGTCTATATCAGGACACCACCCAGAAACATGGCAACCATCGTGGAGCA ttcgtacagtcTTACTGGCCATTATCGGATTTATGCCCACCAAGGGTGAGGGCGCCATAGGGGCTCTGGATTACACTACTGAGGAACGAAAAGTGCTGGCTAGAAA gtCACAAGAGTGGAAATGCAGTATTTGCCAGGTGCCGAATAAAACTGTTTTACCTAAAGTCACGTCTTCTGAGAAATCTGAGGCGACACAGCGAGAAGCAAGAGAAATTGCTGCCCAGATATCTTTTAAG AAAGAGGACAAGTCTGCTTCCAAAGAGTCACCAGAAGACAACACAGACGGTCCTGCAGCTGGACCAGCCCAACCTGGACCAGCCCAACCCGGACCAGCCCAACCCGGACCAGCAAATGCAGGTGCAATGGCTCAAAATCCATTTGCAATGTTCCAGAACCCCCAGTTTCCATTTCAACCAGGACTATTTCAATTCCCTCCTAATTATATGAACCAAGGTCAGATGCCCTTCAATACTCCTAATGTAAATCAAATGGACCAATCACAGGCTAGTACTCCTCCATCGTCAACCAATCAGCAGTCATCCAGCACACCAAATGAACAATCCAATGTACCCAATAATGGAGCAAACAGTTCACAACCAGGAACGGAGCTTCGTCAGAGGTCCACTCCTAACGCCATAACCAGTGAAACAACTTCAAGAGGGTCTAATGAAAGCAGGACACCAGAAAACAACCAGCCAGTGACAGGGGACATGTGGGCTATTGTTCTCATCCTGCTTATATCTCTTGTCATATCATCATTAATAGCTCGAAGAATGTACGTTACATATGAATACAAATTTGATGACTCGTCTATGCTGTGA
- the LOC139963244 gene encoding uncharacterized protein — MPNPDYEFVLHGRKTPLRTKPQEFLSNSLKTSTSRNLSHIQLSSRRSNSSVLSESTKYNNEFNTESGIHSNDDHSLENTENSELSLDLGSLNSSYNKSFNKSVSFNNKLGASKVEDDDDEANLQEEFAEELQRLIDSEIIDAEKVRDEYVAGKALPPNESGWFTEPLHLTKSTEFPVFERLGIKEQPVFSVRRPAGMAGIELAQRTVASNCSLSEQVRDYFPVTLGEVPSIMKSITPSLPPGSNSITQKRTSQTLSASSSKNDTLTLQAASDYNYLKATQPFLDQAVVATPYQYELAKLKMERLRLEEQRLLKMKRENELERIRGPQPKWYELKTPKFTYEHSKNNKLLRSERDWQDLLNYRSELLSSNHKFGTATL; from the exons ATGCCCAATCCCGATTATGAGTTTGTCCTGCATGGACGTAAAACACCTCTCAG GACAAAACCACAAGAGTTTCTCAGCAATTCATTAAAGACAAGCACAAGTAGAAATCTTTCTCACATTCAGTTGTCAAGTCGCAGAAGTAACAGCAGTGTACTTTCAGAGTCAACTAAATACAACAATGAATTCAATACTGAAAGTGGCATTCATTCAAATGATGACCACTCGTTGGAAAATACAGAGAATAGTGAATTGAGCCTCGACCTTGGAAGTTTAAACAGTAGTTACAATAAGAGCTTTAATAAGAGTGTTAGTTTCAATAACAAGCTAGGTGCATCCAAAGTAgaagatgacgatgatgaaGCTAATCTTCAAGAGGAGTTTGCAGAAGAACTGCAGAGGTTGATAGATAGCGAAATTATAGATGCCGAAAAAGTAAGAGATGAATATGTTGCTGGTAAGGCATTGCCTCCGAATGAATCAGGTTGGTTTACCGAGCCTCTCCATCTCACCAAAAGCACAGAGTTCCCTGTGTTTGAGAGGTTAGGCATCAAAGAGCAACCTGTTTTTTCTGTGAGGAGACCTGCTGGTATGGCAGGGATCGAATTAGCGCAAAGGACTGTTGCATCAAATTGTTCTCTCTCAGAGCAGGTGCGGGACTATTTTCCTGTAACGTTAGGAGAAGTCCCCTCCATTATGAAGTCCATAACGCCTTCCTTACCTCCAGGCAGCAATTCTATAACTCAAAAGAGAACTTCACAGACACTTTCTGCATCTTCTAGTAAGAATGATACTCTTACGCTACAAGCAGCAAGTGACTATAATTATTTAAAGGCAACGCAACCTTTTCTCGACCAAGCAGTGGTTGCCACACCTTACCAGTATGAACTTGCAAAACTCAAAATGGAGAGATTGCGACTAGAAGAACAGAGACTtctaaaaatgaaaagagaaaacgAACTTGAGAGGATAAGGGGTCCTCAACCCAAATG GTACGAGTTGAAGACGCCGAAATTTACATATGAGCACTCTAAGAACAACAAGCTACTTAGGAGTGAGAGAGACTGGCAAGATCTTCTGAACTATCGTAGTGAGCTACTCAGCTCCAACCATAAATTTGGTACTGCAACTTTGTGA